A genomic stretch from Asterias rubens chromosome 19, eAstRub1.3, whole genome shotgun sequence includes:
- the LOC117303283 gene encoding uncharacterized protein LOC117303283, translating into MAGPSNKVNKPRPSFRAVQKQKREEQKLNPSVAKKRKGSFSGGMSKHRRAKGIVKKRKVNVSTNSTPSGKKLRKLLKARLRGEREANEMQVAIISQGNQRQKNSRSRKAKTPVDTDGGGEDVEMKEILS; encoded by the exons CCAAGTTTTAGAGCCGTGCAGAAACAGAAAAGAGAAGAACAAAAACTCAACCCATCCGTAGCCAAAAAGAGGAAAGGATCTTTCTCTGGCGGCATGTCAAAACACAGACGAGCAAAAGGCATCGTGAAGAAAAGAAA GGTGAACGTCAGCACGAATTCAACACCTTCGGGAAAGAAACTCCGTAAGCTGCTCAAGGCAAGACTACGAGGTGAACGGGAAGCTAATGAAATGCAAG TTGCAATAATATCGCAAGGGAACCAGCGACAGAAGAACAGCCGATCAAGGAAAGCCAAAACACCAGTAGACACTGATGGAGGCGGTGAAGACGTAGAAATGAAAGAAATCTTATCTTAA